The proteins below come from a single Candidatus Anaeroferrophillus wilburensis genomic window:
- a CDS encoding DUF1669 domain-containing protein, with amino-acid sequence MKKTALFLLLPIFLLVVVSAAGATPVAVYFSPEGGAEQVLVEKIDGAKTSIRVAVYTFTNRVLAQALLRAQERGVAVSLILDGNDESEYSKGFYLYKRGIDVRYARGRRRKGKKASFGLMHHKFAVIDKKTVITGSYNWTASAEQWNYENLLIVNSVELALRYEQEFCELWANTFAK; translated from the coding sequence ATGAAAAAAACGGCACTTTTTCTTCTATTGCCGATTTTTTTGCTGGTTGTGGTATCGGCGGCCGGTGCTACGCCGGTAGCGGTCTATTTCAGCCCTGAGGGTGGGGCTGAACAGGTACTGGTTGAAAAAATAGACGGAGCAAAGACGTCTATCAGGGTGGCTGTCTATACCTTCACCAATCGAGTGTTGGCCCAGGCGCTGCTCAGAGCCCAGGAACGGGGGGTGGCGGTGTCGTTGATCCTTGACGGGAATGACGAAAGTGAATATTCCAAGGGATTCTATCTTTACAAGCGGGGAATTGATGTACGATATGCCCGCGGCCGACGGCGCAAAGGGAAAAAGGCATCATTCGGCTTGATGCATCATAAATTTGCTGTCATTGATAAAAAAACGGTCATCACCGGTTCCTATAATTGGACTGCTTCGGCGGAACAGTGGAATTATGAAAATCTGCTGATTGTCAATTCAGTTGAGCTGGCATTGCGATATGAACAGGAGTTTTGTGAGTTATGGGCCAACACCTTCGCCAAATAA
- a CDS encoding pH regulation protein F produces MEQFFLFISLFLCLLIFPCLYRVIWGPTIIDRMVAVGAIGTKTLVILVLMGFMYERIAMFIDISMVYAILNFVGTLAAARYFEGKGEI; encoded by the coding sequence ATGGAACAGTTCTTCTTATTCATCAGTCTTTTTCTCTGCCTGCTGATCTTTCCCTGCCTCTATCGGGTCATCTGGGGACCAACGATCATTGACCGGATGGTTGCGGTGGGGGCCATCGGCACCAAAACCCTGGTTATTCTGGTCCTCATGGGCTTCATGTATGAACGCATCGCCATGTTCATTGATATCAGCATGGTGTACGCCATCCTCAACTTTGTCGGCACCCTGGCCGCAGCCAGATATTTTGAGGGAAAGGGGGAGATCTGA
- a CDS encoding cation:proton antiporter subunit C, which translates to MLEYIISKYNFWVYVILMMIGLYAMMGKRNLVKKLIGMNIFQTSIILFFVSIGVKKGGATVPILEGLGHGHEHHLINVAHYLNPLPHVLMLTAIVVSIATTGVALATLILIYRRYRSLEEDEIMLIRREETTLRETR; encoded by the coding sequence ATGCTGGAATATATTATCAGCAAATATAATTTCTGGGTTTACGTCATCCTGATGATGATCGGTCTCTATGCCATGATGGGAAAGCGCAACCTGGTCAAAAAACTCATTGGCATGAACATATTCCAGACCTCCATTATCCTCTTTTTCGTTTCCATCGGAGTTAAAAAGGGCGGCGCTACGGTGCCCATTCTCGAAGGTCTTGGCCATGGCCACGAACACCACCTTATCAACGTCGCCCATTATCTCAACCCCTTGCCCCATGTGCTGATGCTGACGGCCATCGTGGTTTCCATCGCCACCACCGGCGTTGCCCTGGCCACCCTGATTCTCATTTACCGACGTTACCGGTCTCTGGAAGAGGACGAAATCATGCTCATCAGACGTGAAGAAACAACCTTACGAGAGACTCGATAA
- a CDS encoding monovalent cation/H+ antiporter subunit D family protein has translation MGEVIYSAKPLWAVLVSMIAALLILLTGERARNLRESWTIIAAVIKFCLVFSLIAPILQGKTIVYDLITLLPGVGLTFRVDAFGLLFGVIASTLWIPTSFYSIGYVRTLNEHGQSRYFFSFAMCLSSAVGVAFAGNLLTLLIFYEILTIATWPLVIHHEDESAVMGGRKYFAYTLTAGCILLLAIAITYTLTGTLDFQGGGFLAGHGSPGLLILLFVMFIAGFGVKAGLMPFHEWLPTAMVAPTPVSALLHAVAVVKAGVFGCVRVLLFVFGPNLLQELGIWQIMAGVAAFTVVAAGLLALGQDHLKRRLAFSTINNLALILLGVTLLSKNAITGGILHIANHAFMKITLFFCAGAIYAKTHKDHVSQLDGLGRQMPLTFAAFTIGAMGLSGIPPVNGFISKWFLCLGAVEAHQLIFLFAILTSAMLDVAFFFPIIYNGFFKKPLDDVAPHLDEAPMIMVIPLCLTALLSVTFGIMPDAILHFFSITAQAVASVLGG, from the coding sequence ATGGGTGAGGTGATCTACTCTGCAAAGCCGCTGTGGGCCGTCCTGGTTTCCATGATTGCCGCCTTGCTGATTCTGCTAACCGGGGAAAGGGCCCGTAATCTGCGGGAAAGCTGGACGATCATCGCCGCAGTTATCAAGTTCTGCCTGGTGTTTTCCCTGATTGCCCCCATTCTCCAGGGTAAAACCATCGTCTACGACCTGATCACCCTCCTTCCCGGGGTCGGCCTCACCTTCAGGGTTGATGCCTTTGGCCTGTTGTTCGGGGTTATCGCCTCCACCTTATGGATCCCCACCTCATTTTATTCCATCGGCTATGTCCGAACCCTGAACGAACATGGCCAGAGCCGCTATTTTTTCAGCTTTGCCATGTGCCTGTCATCGGCAGTCGGGGTAGCGTTTGCCGGCAACCTGCTGACCCTGCTAATTTTTTATGAAATCCTCACCATCGCCACTTGGCCGCTGGTGATTCACCATGAAGATGAAAGTGCCGTTATGGGGGGGCGAAAATATTTCGCCTACACCCTGACTGCCGGCTGTATTCTGCTGCTGGCTATTGCCATCACCTACACCCTGACCGGCACCCTGGATTTCCAGGGCGGCGGCTTCCTTGCCGGGCATGGCTCACCTGGGCTGCTGATCCTGCTCTTTGTCATGTTCATTGCCGGTTTTGGGGTCAAGGCCGGACTCATGCCGTTTCATGAATGGCTGCCCACCGCCATGGTGGCGCCCACCCCGGTAAGCGCCCTGCTCCATGCAGTGGCGGTGGTCAAAGCGGGGGTATTCGGCTGCGTCCGCGTTCTCCTCTTCGTTTTCGGCCCAAACCTCTTACAAGAACTGGGGATCTGGCAGATCATGGCCGGCGTCGCCGCCTTTACAGTGGTGGCCGCCGGGCTCCTGGCCCTGGGTCAGGACCACCTGAAGCGAAGGCTGGCATTTTCCACCATCAACAATCTGGCACTGATTCTTCTGGGGGTCACCCTGCTCAGCAAAAACGCCATTACCGGCGGCATTTTACATATTGCCAACCACGCCTTCATGAAGATCACCCTGTTTTTCTGCGCCGGAGCGATCTATGCCAAGACGCACAAAGACCACGTTAGTCAGCTGGATGGCCTGGGACGGCAGATGCCTTTGACTTTCGCCGCTTTCACCATTGGCGCCATGGGGCTATCCGGCATTCCACCGGTCAACGGTTTCATCAGTAAGTGGTTTCTCTGCCTGGGTGCCGTTGAAGCCCATCAGCTGATTTTTCTCTTTGCCATCCTCACCAGCGCCATGCTGGATGTTGCCTTCTTTTTTCCCATCATCTACAACGGCTTTTTCAAAAAACCACTGGATGACGTCGCCCCACACCTTGATGAAGCACCCATGATCATGGTCATTCCCCTGTGTCTGACCGCCCTGTTGTCCGTCACCTTTGGCATTATGCCCGACGCCATTCTTCATTTTTTCAGCATTACCGCCCAAGCGGTAGCCAGCGTTTTGGGAGGATAG
- a CDS encoding monovalent cation/H(+) antiporter subunit G — protein MAINDLIAAAFIVAGCFFFFTSTVGLLRFPDFYSRMHATGKGDTLAVLLCLSGLAIHHGLTLDSFKLVLIAAFVFVANPTGTHAICRAAFRCGVKHWTREKNR, from the coding sequence ATGGCCATCAACGACCTGATCGCGGCAGCCTTTATCGTTGCCGGATGCTTTTTCTTTTTCACCAGCACCGTTGGTCTGCTTCGCTTCCCCGACTTCTATTCACGGATGCACGCCACCGGCAAAGGTGATACTCTTGCCGTACTGCTGTGCCTCAGCGGGCTGGCCATCCATCATGGACTGACCCTTGACAGCTTCAAGCTTGTCCTCATTGCCGCTTTCGTTTTTGTTGCCAACCCCACCGGCACCCATGCCATCTGTCGGGCCGCATTCAGATGCGGTGTCAAACACTGGACCAGGGAGAAAAATAGATGA
- a CDS encoding ATP synthase F0 subunit B, whose protein sequence is MKKKAVIASLVVALVSMVLVVSVCASGGGHEAEHKSLYTLLAENPMPLLKDFLWRIINFAVLLWILIKFTGKPIKNYFANRREALLQGINEAREAKDAADRMYKEYQEKLAQLDDEIKALENRIRSEAEAEKKRITAEAEQFVAKVTRQAEQMADQEVLMAKRRLKDEAARLAIEAAEAMIKHKISADDQEKMVHNYLEKVVGAQ, encoded by the coding sequence ATGAAGAAAAAAGCGGTCATTGCCAGCCTGGTGGTAGCGCTTGTATCCATGGTGCTGGTGGTTAGCGTCTGCGCCAGTGGTGGCGGACATGAGGCTGAGCATAAATCATTGTATACTCTGCTGGCAGAAAATCCCATGCCCCTGCTGAAGGATTTCCTGTGGCGGATCATCAATTTTGCCGTTCTCTTATGGATTCTTATCAAGTTCACCGGCAAACCGATCAAAAACTACTTTGCCAATCGGCGGGAAGCATTGCTTCAGGGGATTAATGAGGCCCGGGAAGCCAAGGATGCTGCTGATCGCATGTATAAGGAATATCAGGAAAAACTGGCGCAGCTTGATGATGAGATCAAGGCGTTGGAGAATCGTATACGGTCTGAGGCGGAAGCGGAGAAGAAGCGGATTACTGCCGAAGCTGAGCAGTTTGTTGCCAAGGTCACGAGGCAGGCTGAACAGATGGCTGACCAAGAGGTGTTGATGGCCAAGCGGCGGTTGAAAGATGAAGCGGCCCGGCTGGCCATTGAGGCGGCTGAAGCAATGATTAAGCATAAAATCTCTGCTGATGATCAGGAGAAGATGGTTCACAACTATCTAGAAAAAGTGGTGGGTGCCCAGTGA
- a CDS encoding Na(+)/H(+) antiporter subunit B — translation MGKKTSLEKQPETHAPTVGCSTLLPTQQTVKIRHFSLTFVLLLLFWLLLSGHYDVFHISIGVFCCLLISHTSSELLFIHVGAEDTHLIVPRFLAYIPWHLHQIILSNIYVAQLVLSPKARLNPQIITYKTTLNNGLALVTFANSITLTPGTITVDLVDDLFHVHAIDDKVADDLNTGEMEDRISNIFLPLAHAHERSTYMLSTESDNLIVKTVIRIFIPFIQLYALYVIAHGHYSPGGGFQGGVILGASIILLALAFDIRKLLAKMGEGLSTLLCSTGVFIYGGIGLLCLLLGGKYLDYAALAGILGVDPPHARSLGILGVEIGVGIAVMAAMVSIFLDIATGGKLPATQQDDKQTKP, via the coding sequence ATGGGAAAGAAAACCTCCCTTGAAAAACAGCCTGAAACCCATGCACCTACGGTTGGCTGTTCGACACTTTTACCTACGCAGCAGACGGTTAAAATACGCCATTTCAGTCTGACGTTTGTTCTTCTGCTGCTTTTCTGGCTGCTGCTTTCCGGCCATTACGATGTTTTCCACATCAGTATCGGGGTTTTCTGCTGCCTGCTGATTTCCCACACATCAAGCGAACTCCTTTTTATCCATGTGGGTGCCGAAGATACCCACCTCATCGTACCCCGCTTCCTGGCCTACATCCCCTGGCACCTGCACCAGATTATCCTGTCAAACATCTATGTGGCACAATTGGTTCTGTCGCCAAAAGCACGGCTGAATCCACAGATCATCACCTACAAAACCACGCTGAATAACGGCCTCGCCCTGGTGACGTTCGCCAACTCCATCACCTTGACACCCGGAACCATCACGGTCGACCTGGTTGACGATCTCTTCCATGTCCATGCTATTGATGACAAAGTTGCCGACGACCTGAACACCGGCGAAATGGAAGACCGGATCAGCAATATCTTCCTCCCTCTGGCCCACGCCCATGAACGATCGACATACATGCTGTCGACGGAATCCGACAACCTGATCGTCAAAACGGTCATCCGCATTTTTATCCCCTTTATCCAGTTGTATGCCCTGTATGTCATCGCCCACGGACACTATTCGCCCGGGGGAGGATTCCAGGGAGGAGTCATCCTGGGGGCCAGCATCATCCTGCTGGCGCTGGCTTTTGACATTAGAAAACTGCTGGCCAAAATGGGAGAAGGTCTCTCCACCCTGCTCTGCAGCACGGGGGTTTTCATCTACGGCGGCATCGGCCTTTTGTGCCTGCTGCTCGGCGGCAAGTACCTTGACTATGCCGCCTTGGCCGGCATTCTCGGCGTTGATCCGCCGCATGCACGCTCCCTGGGAATCCTCGGCGTTGAAATCGGCGTGGGAATTGCGGTTATGGCCGCCATGGTATCGATTTTTCTGGATATTGCCACCGGGGGGAAACTCCCGGCCACACAACAGGACGACAAGCAAACAAAGCCCTAA
- a CDS encoding ATP synthase F0 subunit B, with translation MIDLNSTLVIQWVIFIFVMIFLNQFLFKPVLRIVDARREKVEGTQESAAQTNARTREHKESYETQIAQAQERLARESQAVREKTAGAAREQMDKARDEAMRLVESMRQRIDVEYDKVRAEMAGDIDQVARLISGKILGRDV, from the coding sequence GTGATTGATCTCAATAGTACGCTCGTCATTCAATGGGTAATTTTCATCTTTGTGATGATTTTCCTGAATCAGTTCCTTTTTAAGCCGGTATTGCGCATTGTCGATGCCCGCCGCGAGAAGGTTGAGGGAACTCAGGAGAGTGCGGCGCAAACGAACGCCCGCACCAGAGAGCATAAAGAGAGTTACGAAACGCAAATTGCCCAGGCCCAGGAACGGCTGGCCCGGGAGAGTCAGGCGGTTCGCGAAAAAACTGCAGGTGCTGCTCGGGAGCAGATGGACAAGGCTCGGGATGAGGCGATGCGTCTGGTGGAAAGCATGCGCCAGCGCATTGATGTTGAATATGATAAGGTGCGGGCAGAGATGGCCGGTGATATCGATCAGGTTGCCAGGCTTATTTCCGGCAAAATTCTGGGAAGGGACGTTTGA
- a CDS encoding Na(+)/H(+) antiporter subunit D gives MTVINSMPPAFIYILGALILPVVRIRRVQQALALLIPVIAMVSLLQLQPGIYWTGKFLGYDLVFGRVDKLSLLFAYVFVIISFIGMVYAIHIRETGQHVAAYLYVGSTLGVVFAGDLFSLFVFWEIMAASSVFLIWYNKTKTSLDAGFRYAMVHLLGGAILLAGIVMQTATTGSIAFNPFDLHTTAAKFILVGFLINAAVPPLHAWLPDAYPEGTITGSVFMTAFTTKSAVYVLARSFAGTEMLVWLGAIMALYGVFYAVLEKDIRRLLAYHIVSQVGYMVCGVGLGTEMAINGATAHAFCHILYKAVLFMGMGAIIHVTGRRNIFDLKGRNLYRKMPITLILYMVGAFSISAVPLFNGFISKTMVVAAAGYDHRPVIELLLHLASVGTFLSVGLKLPWGAWFGKPTGQEDDIPEAKEPPINMLLAMGIGSFLCILTGIYPKLLYDLLPHPVHFHPYTPSHVVASLQLLILTLAGFWLYLDKLMAGKPAITLDTDWFYRQFGRAVLLFCLYPLNRFRLLIQLAFAEKTKTVCRLSKNPYILLEMIWASLQGKNAVLETLLQRAYNENAYRIPIGIGVCASLIFLFLYALVYMRVAG, from the coding sequence ATGACCGTAATTAACAGCATGCCGCCGGCTTTTATCTATATCCTCGGCGCCCTGATTCTGCCCGTGGTCAGGATCAGACGGGTGCAGCAGGCTCTTGCCCTGCTGATCCCGGTCATTGCCATGGTGAGTCTCCTGCAGCTGCAGCCAGGAATCTACTGGACCGGAAAATTTCTTGGCTATGACCTGGTCTTCGGACGGGTTGACAAGCTGAGCCTGCTCTTTGCCTATGTCTTTGTCATCATCTCGTTTATCGGCATGGTCTATGCCATCCATATCCGGGAAACCGGTCAGCATGTCGCAGCCTATCTTTATGTGGGCAGTACCTTGGGGGTCGTTTTCGCCGGCGATCTCTTTTCCCTCTTCGTTTTCTGGGAAATCATGGCCGCCTCCTCGGTTTTTCTCATCTGGTACAATAAAACCAAAACATCCCTGGATGCCGGATTCCGCTATGCCATGGTTCACCTGCTGGGCGGCGCCATTCTCCTGGCCGGCATCGTCATGCAGACGGCAACCACCGGCTCCATCGCTTTTAATCCTTTCGATCTCCACACAACGGCAGCCAAGTTCATCCTGGTGGGATTCCTCATCAACGCCGCCGTTCCACCGCTGCATGCCTGGCTGCCGGATGCCTACCCGGAAGGAACGATCACCGGTAGTGTCTTCATGACTGCCTTCACCACCAAAAGTGCGGTGTACGTTCTGGCCCGCTCTTTTGCGGGAACCGAAATGCTGGTCTGGCTGGGAGCCATCATGGCCCTCTATGGGGTTTTTTACGCCGTTCTGGAAAAAGATATCCGCCGGCTGCTGGCCTACCATATTGTCAGTCAGGTGGGCTACATGGTCTGCGGCGTCGGCCTGGGAACCGAGATGGCCATCAACGGAGCCACCGCCCACGCTTTCTGCCACATCCTCTATAAAGCGGTCCTCTTCATGGGCATGGGAGCCATCATTCACGTTACCGGCCGGCGTAATATCTTTGACCTGAAGGGCCGCAACCTCTATCGCAAGATGCCCATCACCCTGATCCTCTATATGGTGGGGGCCTTCTCCATCTCGGCCGTCCCCCTGTTCAACGGTTTTATCAGCAAGACCATGGTGGTAGCCGCAGCCGGCTATGATCATCGGCCAGTCATTGAGCTGTTGCTTCACCTGGCTTCCGTGGGTACCTTTCTCAGCGTCGGCCTGAAACTTCCCTGGGGAGCCTGGTTTGGCAAACCAACCGGGCAGGAAGACGATATCCCTGAAGCAAAGGAACCACCAATCAACATGCTGCTGGCCATGGGCATCGGCTCTTTTCTCTGCATTCTGACCGGCATCTACCCCAAGCTGCTCTATGATCTGCTGCCTCACCCGGTCCATTTTCATCCCTATACTCCCAGTCATGTAGTGGCCAGCCTGCAGCTGCTGATCCTTACCCTGGCCGGCTTCTGGCTCTATCTCGACAAACTGATGGCCGGCAAACCTGCCATCACTCTGGATACGGACTGGTTTTACCGCCAATTCGGCCGGGCGGTGTTGCTGTTCTGCCTCTATCCCTTGAACCGTTTCCGCCTTCTGATCCAACTGGCTTTTGCGGAGAAAACCAAGACTGTCTGCCGGCTCAGTAAAAACCCCTACATTCTCCTGGAAATGATCTGGGCATCGCTGCAGGGAAAGAATGCTGTCTTGGAAACTCTTCTGCAAAGGGCATATAATGAAAACGCCTACCGGATTCCCATCGGCATCGGCGTCTGCGCTTCACTGATCTTCCTCTTTCTTTACGCTCTGGTCTATATGCGGGTTGCGGGTTAA
- a CDS encoding penicillin-binding protein activator, with protein MGQHLRQITSPILVIIILFSWLPGCVRAPVRHSLPQPPAQRIPTVDEPAWERQARQLEFEGQYLAAYLQIHDPYFRSLRPDLHRWLVRLLDAMSLEDLERVRVQEQSNELRCQVLAVLSDRLQTMEPEDARVVPIIMEILTHCTLPAAKRHSYEQLLQRLSQEKREKPLVVGCLLPLSGEYASYGQKVLRGMELALEVFHHGEEYGTFPPLKLLVRDTAGEGEQARSLVQELDDEGVSLLLGPVTGKAALYAAIEADSRSIPIITLTPRSGVAGRGDYVFQHFLTMRNQAEQLLDLAVGRLGITSLVVLYPATLFGREFAEVFETLSEQWGADLVRVVSYDPASDDYSRSIKTLIGEQRYAEYQRKKDEYEAWLEAKKQQENAAEVAEEKNSLLTLAQEIGLTEEGLFAKEVELAAFMPRPILELDFAGIVIPDFYQRVRLLAPQLAFYDLTDCRLFGTRGWNSPQLADDAGNQVEGALFVDAYCDDCVEPPQLADYRQRYGDMFMEPASVYDAYGFDTIVLVNTILAGREQHQVAPDSAWLVEALKNFQDVPMVTGITSVLPDGEVAKKLQTLTFQRGAIVAEDAICREGWD; from the coding sequence ATGGGCCAACACCTTCGCCAAATAACCAGCCCCATTCTGGTCATTATCATCCTTTTTTCATGGTTGCCCGGCTGTGTTCGGGCACCGGTACGTCATTCCCTGCCCCAGCCTCCTGCCCAAAGGATTCCCACTGTGGATGAACCTGCATGGGAGCGGCAGGCCCGCCAGTTGGAGTTTGAGGGCCAGTATCTCGCGGCATATCTGCAGATCCATGATCCCTATTTCCGCTCACTGCGTCCTGATCTGCATCGATGGCTGGTACGCTTGCTTGATGCCATGTCGCTGGAGGACCTCGAGCGTGTCCGCGTGCAGGAGCAAAGTAATGAACTGCGCTGCCAGGTTCTGGCAGTGCTGAGTGATCGTTTGCAGACTATGGAGCCTGAAGACGCACGTGTTGTTCCCATCATAATGGAGATTCTTACCCACTGCACCCTGCCTGCCGCCAAACGCCATTCCTATGAACAGCTGCTCCAGCGCCTTTCCCAGGAAAAAAGGGAAAAGCCGCTGGTTGTTGGTTGTCTGCTACCGTTGTCAGGAGAATATGCCAGCTATGGCCAAAAAGTGCTGCGGGGGATGGAGCTGGCTTTGGAAGTATTTCATCATGGAGAGGAGTATGGGACTTTCCCCCCGCTCAAACTGTTGGTCCGTGATACCGCCGGCGAGGGTGAGCAGGCCAGGAGTTTGGTTCAAGAGCTTGATGACGAAGGTGTCAGCCTGCTGCTGGGACCGGTGACCGGCAAAGCGGCTCTCTATGCAGCCATTGAAGCAGACAGCAGGAGTATCCCCATTATTACCCTGACTCCCCGTTCCGGAGTTGCCGGCCGGGGGGACTATGTGTTTCAGCATTTTCTGACGATGCGCAATCAGGCCGAGCAGCTCCTTGATCTGGCGGTGGGTCGTTTGGGGATTACTTCCCTGGTCGTTCTTTACCCGGCGACTCTGTTTGGCCGGGAGTTCGCCGAGGTTTTTGAAACACTGAGTGAGCAGTGGGGTGCCGATCTGGTTCGGGTGGTGAGCTATGACCCTGCCAGCGATGATTACAGCCGCAGCATTAAAACCCTGATCGGCGAACAGCGGTATGCGGAGTACCAGCGAAAAAAGGATGAGTATGAGGCCTGGCTGGAGGCGAAAAAACAGCAGGAGAATGCTGCGGAGGTTGCTGAAGAAAAGAATTCCCTCCTGACGTTGGCGCAGGAAATAGGGCTGACAGAGGAAGGTCTTTTCGCCAAAGAGGTGGAGTTGGCAGCGTTTATGCCGCGCCCGATCCTGGAGCTTGATTTTGCCGGCATTGTCATCCCCGACTTTTATCAGCGGGTCCGCCTGCTGGCTCCGCAGCTGGCTTTTTATGATCTGACCGACTGCCGACTTTTTGGTACCCGGGGATGGAACTCGCCGCAGCTGGCTGATGATGCCGGCAACCAGGTGGAGGGGGCCTTGTTTGTTGATGCCTACTGTGATGATTGCGTGGAACCTCCGCAGCTGGCTGACTATCGCCAGCGGTATGGCGACATGTTTATGGAACCGGCGTCGGTGTATGACGCCTATGGTTTTGACACCATTGTCTTGGTGAACACCATTCTTGCCGGCCGAGAGCAGCACCAGGTGGCACCGGATTCCGCATGGTTGGTGGAGGCATTGAAAAATTTTCAAGACGTACCGATGGTAACCGGAATTACCTCGGTGCTCCCCGACGGTGAGGTGGCTAAAAAACTCCAGACCCTGACCTTTCAAAGGGGAGCTATTGTGGCCGAGGATGCCATATGCCGGGAAGGATGGGATTAG
- a CDS encoding monovalent cation/H+ antiporter subunit D family protein has product MTDQLPALIIVIPLLGAFLTPLIGWHYKNLCHTWAVAVLIIPFYGATGILWQVVTTGPFSYRLGNWAPPWGIEYALDHLNALMLVIISAIGLLAAINAKQGVSNRLAGKEPQFYTLLLLQIVGLMGIVITGDLFNLFVFLEISSLSGYGLIAHGEDGAPLATFNYIMIGTVGACFYLLGVGYLYIATGSLNIADLAAMLPALYHSKVILVAFAFFTVGVAIKMGLFPLHIWMPDAYTTAPNPVSTLIAPLMTKVAAYILIRIMFTLFQPDFAITVIPVATILGWMSVIAILAGGLKALAQTDIKRMVTYIMVAEVGYIVMGVSVMNRMGLTGAILHILNDACMVFSLFLIIGAIAHRGHGRNIYHLNNLHKKMPLTMAAFTITALSMCGIPPACGFFSKWYLILGTIKAHQWIFAATLLTSSLINAVLFFRIIEQAYLLPISNSEHGLGQSHEEVITANEAPPSMLIPIIIMAATIILLGPLSGKIITAVIQHAVPVIF; this is encoded by the coding sequence ATGACTGATCAGCTGCCTGCCCTCATTATTGTTATCCCCCTGCTCGGCGCTTTTTTGACGCCGCTCATCGGCTGGCATTATAAAAATCTGTGCCATACCTGGGCCGTTGCCGTTTTGATCATACCCTTTTACGGGGCGACCGGCATCCTGTGGCAGGTAGTCACGACCGGCCCCTTCTCCTACCGGCTGGGCAACTGGGCACCACCATGGGGGATTGAGTATGCCCTTGATCACCTGAACGCCCTGATGCTGGTTATCATTTCGGCCATCGGACTGCTGGCGGCTATCAATGCAAAACAGGGAGTCAGCAACAGGCTGGCCGGTAAAGAGCCGCAGTTTTACACCCTGCTGCTCCTCCAGATTGTTGGCTTGATGGGCATTGTCATTACCGGTGATCTGTTCAACCTTTTTGTCTTTCTGGAGATCTCCTCCCTGTCCGGCTACGGTCTGATCGCCCACGGAGAAGACGGCGCCCCCCTGGCGACCTTCAACTACATTATGATCGGAACGGTGGGCGCCTGTTTTTATCTGCTGGGCGTCGGCTACCTCTACATCGCCACCGGCTCGCTTAACATTGCCGACCTGGCAGCCATGCTGCCGGCCCTGTATCACTCGAAAGTTATTTTGGTGGCTTTTGCCTTTTTTACTGTTGGCGTGGCCATCAAGATGGGGCTGTTTCCCCTCCATATCTGGATGCCGGATGCCTACACCACCGCCCCCAATCCGGTGAGTACACTGATTGCCCCTTTGATGACCAAGGTCGCCGCCTACATCCTCATCCGCATCATGTTCACCCTCTTTCAGCCTGACTTTGCCATCACCGTCATTCCGGTAGCCACCATTCTGGGCTGGATGTCGGTGATTGCCATCCTGGCGGGGGGACTGAAGGCCCTGGCGCAAACGGATATCAAGAGAATGGTAACCTACATTATGGTTGCTGAAGTCGGCTACATCGTCATGGGGGTCAGCGTCATGAATCGGATGGGCTTGACGGGGGCAATTCTCCACATTCTCAATGATGCCTGCATGGTCTTCTCCCTCTTTCTGATTATCGGAGCCATCGCCCACCGGGGCCATGGACGGAACATTTATCATTTGAACAATCTCCACAAAAAAATGCCGTTGACCATGGCCGCCTTTACGATCACTGCCCTTTCCATGTGCGGCATCCCGCCGGCCTGCGGCTTTTTCAGTAAATGGTATCTTATTCTGGGAACCATCAAAGCCCACCAGTGGATATTTGCCGCCACCCTGCTGACCAGCAGCCTGATCAATGCGGTACTTTTTTTCCGGATCATCGAACAGGCCTATCTGCTGCCGATCAGCAATAGCGAACATGGCCTCGGGCAAAGCCACGAAGAGGTCATCACCGCCAATGAAGCACCACCGAGCATGTTGATCCCGATCATTATCATGGCGGCTACGATCATCCTGCTGGGCCCTTTGAGCGGCAAAATCATCACCGCAGTTATCCAGCATGCGGTACCGGTAATTTTTTAA
- a CDS encoding DUF4040 domain-containing protein, with protein MIWQLDLILLVFIVICAIAAINVKDLLSAVIILGAYSFFMCLLWTEMGAVDVAFTEAAVGAGVGTVLFIAAVNKTIRRSKD; from the coding sequence ATGATCTGGCAGCTGGACCTTATCCTCCTGGTATTTATCGTCATCTGCGCCATTGCCGCCATCAATGTCAAGGATCTGCTCAGTGCGGTCATTATTCTCGGAGCCTACAGCTTTTTCATGTGCCTGCTGTGGACCGAGATGGGCGCCGTTGACGTCGCCTTTACCGAAGCCGCCGTTGGTGCCGGTGTCGGCACGGTTCTTTTTATCGCGGCGGTCAACAAAACCATCAGGAGATCAAAAGATTGA